One window from the genome of Saprospiraceae bacterium encodes:
- a CDS encoding TIGR00266 family protein, whose amino-acid sequence MSQSHEIDYKIFGEEMQYVEVELDPGETAIAEAGSFLMMEDGIQMATIFGDGTNQTGGFMGKLFSAGKRLLTGESLFMTTYTNQGGGKARVSFASPYAGKIIPLNLMELDGKVIAQKDAFLCAAMGVSVGIELQRKLGTGIFGGEGFIMQKLEGDGMAFVHAGGFVKEMELGVGETLRIDTGCVVAYTSRIDFDIEFIRGVKNMVFGGEGLFYAVLRGPGKVWIQSLPISRLAARIMQYGGMNRKEEGSILGSLGNILDGDR is encoded by the coding sequence ATGTCACAAAGTCATGAAATAGATTACAAGATATTTGGTGAAGAAATGCAATATGTGGAAGTCGAACTCGATCCGGGTGAAACGGCCATAGCTGAAGCGGGTTCATTCCTAATGATGGAGGATGGGATTCAAATGGCAACGATCTTTGGCGATGGCACCAATCAAACAGGTGGTTTTATGGGTAAACTCTTTTCCGCAGGAAAGCGCCTGCTTACTGGGGAATCTTTGTTTATGACCACTTACACCAATCAAGGAGGTGGTAAAGCGCGCGTGAGTTTTGCTTCTCCTTATGCTGGAAAAATCATCCCTTTGAATTTGATGGAGTTGGATGGAAAAGTAATTGCCCAAAAAGATGCATTTTTATGTGCCGCCATGGGGGTTTCAGTAGGTATAGAACTCCAGCGTAAGCTTGGCACAGGAATTTTTGGAGGAGAAGGTTTTATAATGCAAAAACTTGAAGGAGATGGAATGGCCTTTGTGCATGCAGGAGGTTTTGTAAAAGAAATGGAACTTGGAGTTGGCGAAACACTTCGAATCGACACGGGTTGCGTTGTTGCCTATACATCCAGAATCGATTTTGATATCGAATTTATACGCGGGGTTAAAAACATGGTTTTTGGTGGTGAGGGCTTATTCTATGCAGTGTTACGGGGTCCTGGCAAAGTTTGGATTCAAAGTTTACCTATAAGTCGATTGGCCGCACGAATCATGCAATATGGTGGGATGAATCGTAAAGAGGAGGGCAGCATCCTGGGTTCTCTTGGCAATATTCTGGATGGCGATAGATAG
- a CDS encoding gamma carbonic anhydrase family protein — MPLILPVLDKSPTFGKQCFIAENATIVGDVQMGDDCSVWFQAIIRGDVNEIRIGNEVNIQDAVVIHCTYQKAGTYIGDRVSIGHRAIVHGCTIHSNVLIGMGAIVLDHAIIEEHVLIAAGAVVLENSRLESGFIYGGIPAKKIKALDHETFQFNIERTAKNYQMYASWFTTPK; from the coding sequence ATGCCTCTCATCTTACCGGTATTGGATAAAAGTCCTACATTTGGAAAGCAATGTTTCATTGCTGAAAATGCAACCATTGTTGGGGATGTACAAATGGGTGATGATTGCAGTGTTTGGTTTCAAGCTATAATTCGTGGAGATGTCAATGAAATTCGAATTGGAAATGAAGTAAATATTCAGGATGCTGTAGTTATTCATTGTACCTATCAAAAGGCTGGTACGTATATTGGAGATCGTGTTTCCATAGGTCATAGAGCGATCGTACATGGCTGTACGATTCATTCCAATGTCTTAATAGGAATGGGAGCTATCGTGTTGGATCATGCAATCATAGAAGAACATGTCTTAATTGCTGCAGGTGCTGTTGTATTAGAAAATTCCAGATTGGAATCGGGTTTTATTTATGGAGGCATCCCCGCAAAAAAAATTAAAGCATTGGATCATGAAACGTTTCAATTTAATATTGAGCGGACAGCAAAAAATTATCAGATGTATGCATCTTGGTTTACAACGCCAAAATAA
- a CDS encoding YraN family protein has product MLGEQIAKDYLISLHYKILEQNYRYSKSEIDLIAKDDDVLVFIEVKTRSYDYFGPPESFVSEYKEVLIHEAGSYYMETINHDWEFRFDIIAIILNKDGSYQLEHHKDAF; this is encoded by the coding sequence ATGCTGGGCGAACAAATTGCTAAAGACTATTTGATTTCACTTCATTATAAAATCTTGGAGCAAAATTACAGATACAGTAAATCGGAAATTGATTTAATTGCGAAAGATGATGATGTATTGGTTTTTATTGAAGTTAAAACGAGAAGCTATGATTATTTTGGTCCACCAGAATCCTTTGTAAGTGAATACAAAGAAGTATTAATTCATGAAGCAGGATCGTATTACATGGAAACCATCAATCACGACTGGGAATTTCGATTTGACATAATCGCTATTATATTAAATAAAGATGGCAGTTATCAATTAGAGCATCACAAAGATGCATTTTAA
- a CDS encoding rhodanese-like domain-containing protein, with translation MEDITVQELRKKLEEKENFILIDVREVYEHNEFNIGGELAPLRSELGQKIESMADQKNNEIILYCRSGNRSGIAKQLFEQAGFTKVRNLLGGMLAWREAFPS, from the coding sequence ATGGAAGATATCACCGTACAAGAACTCAGGAAAAAATTAGAAGAAAAAGAAAATTTTATTTTAATTGATGTTCGGGAAGTCTATGAACACAATGAATTTAATATTGGGGGAGAATTAGCTCCTCTGCGAAGTGAATTGGGACAAAAGATTGAATCCATGGCAGATCAAAAAAATAATGAGATCATTTTATATTGTCGTAGTGGTAACCGAAGCGGAATTGCAAAACAACTATTCGAACAAGCAGGATTTACAAAAGTTCGCAATTTATTAGGTGGAATGTTGGCCTGGAGGGAAGCATTTCCTTCGTAA
- a CDS encoding PASTA domain-containing protein, which translates to MLHTIIRLFLVLIILWILQAFFLNLYTNHGQKLSLQKYVGVTLANAKKHAEPRGYEIVVSDSLYVKGKPGGIIISQIPVPGSQVKRGRKIYVTLTKFHAESFQSDLLPVLYGKKYEFKRTELFNLFELYSKIKAVKFDPGPENHILEVYYRDQLLLNGNERRSDITISKGDTLQFVISTKAGGEVPIPDLMCQTLAAAKFLLSSSKLELGSILEEGEITDPETAYIIKQIPEAQEGQTIELGSSFKITIVQLKPEHCN; encoded by the coding sequence TTGCTACACACTATAATCCGCTTATTCCTGGTTTTAATCATCTTATGGATACTTCAGGCATTTTTTCTAAATCTTTATACCAATCACGGACAAAAACTCAGCTTACAAAAATATGTCGGCGTTACCCTGGCAAATGCAAAAAAACATGCTGAACCCAGAGGTTATGAAATCGTTGTGTCTGATTCTTTGTACGTCAAAGGAAAACCGGGTGGAATAATTATTTCACAAATTCCAGTTCCTGGTTCACAGGTAAAGCGTGGACGTAAAATTTATGTAACACTTACTAAATTTCATGCTGAATCTTTTCAATCTGATCTCTTACCGGTACTTTATGGTAAAAAATATGAATTCAAAAGAACTGAATTGTTTAATCTGTTTGAGTTATACTCAAAAATTAAAGCAGTCAAATTTGACCCGGGACCTGAAAATCATATATTAGAAGTTTATTATCGCGATCAATTGCTGCTTAATGGGAATGAACGAAGATCCGATATCACCATATCAAAAGGAGATACCCTTCAGTTTGTTATATCTACCAAAGCAGGTGGCGAAGTACCTATTCCAGATTTAATGTGTCAAACACTGGCAGCCGCAAAATTTTTATTGAGTTCGTCTAAATTAGAATTAGGATCCATCCTTGAAGAAGGGGAAATTACTGATCCGGAAACCGCTTATATTATAAAACAAATTCCGGAAGCACAGGAAGGACAAACCATTGAATTGGGCAGTTCGTTTAAAATAACCATTGTACAACTTAAACCAGAACATTGTAATTAA
- the ddlA gene encoding D-alanine--D-alanine ligase, whose product MSSNKIRVGILFGGKSAEHEISVQSAKNIYQALDKNKYEAVLMAIDKSGKWVSHQDAMWLLNQQAVLPNLNQPELMEIALHPQSGGVVSGLGANEMKLDVVFPILHGPFGEDGTVQGLLKLANIPFVGPGVLGSAVGMDKDVMKRLLRDANIPIGKYVSIIGIENAPDFNTIQSQLGTPLFIKPANLGSSVGISKANSETEYQAALELAFQFDNKVIVEEFIKAREIECAVLGNQNPMASIPGEVIAQKDFYSYDAKYLDSQGARTEIPANLDQETIKRVQELAVKSFKVLCCEGLGRVDLFLTPDNRLLVNEINTMPGFTKISMYPKMWEYSGIPYPELLDRLIGLALERFEQESRLKTSY is encoded by the coding sequence ATGAGCTCAAATAAAATTCGTGTTGGGATCCTGTTTGGTGGTAAATCAGCTGAACATGAAATATCCGTGCAATCGGCAAAAAATATTTACCAAGCCTTAGACAAGAATAAGTACGAGGCGGTTTTAATGGCTATAGATAAAAGTGGCAAATGGGTCAGTCATCAAGATGCGATGTGGTTATTAAATCAGCAAGCGGTATTGCCAAATTTGAATCAGCCCGAATTAATGGAGATAGCTCTTCATCCACAAAGTGGTGGGGTAGTTTCTGGATTGGGTGCTAATGAAATGAAACTGGATGTCGTATTTCCTATTTTACATGGTCCTTTTGGAGAGGATGGAACTGTCCAAGGATTATTAAAACTCGCAAACATCCCATTTGTAGGTCCCGGTGTATTGGGTTCAGCAGTGGGGATGGATAAGGATGTGATGAAAAGGTTGCTCCGGGATGCAAACATACCAATCGGTAAATATGTATCTATTATTGGAATTGAAAACGCACCGGATTTTAATACGATTCAATCACAACTGGGCACACCCCTGTTTATTAAACCTGCAAACCTAGGCTCATCCGTTGGAATTTCTAAAGCAAATTCAGAAACCGAGTATCAGGCAGCGCTTGAGCTGGCTTTTCAGTTTGATAACAAAGTAATTGTAGAAGAATTTATAAAAGCACGCGAAATTGAATGCGCTGTTTTGGGTAATCAAAACCCAATGGCTTCAATTCCCGGAGAAGTCATCGCACAAAAGGACTTTTATTCTTATGATGCCAAATACCTGGATTCCCAGGGAGCCCGGACTGAAATTCCTGCAAATTTGGATCAGGAGACAATAAAACGAGTCCAGGAATTGGCTGTGAAGAGCTTTAAAGTGTTGTGTTGTGAAGGATTGGGTAGGGTAGATTTATTCCTTACGCCTGATAATCGATTGTTAGTCAATGAAATAAATACAATGCCGGGCTTTACCAAAATTAGCATGTATCCGAAAATGTGGGAATACAGTGGCATTCCATATCCTGAATTATTGGATCGACTGATTGGTCTGGCTCTCGAACGGTTTGAACAAGAATCCCGACTAAAAACAAGTTATTAA
- a CDS encoding porin family protein: MKKQLLLFVLFLGLMSTGAQAQGKMFLGLDLGFNSNDAGYNGNHEVSQFNLGPSLGYWLNDNSAIVVGINFSSHDNKTDDIKDTGFGIGAEFRYGWHFGDNVYVYLAPGIGFNSYKTDDSGTETKWTQLDIGISPGVSYMLADKWSINAYFGGLGYSSQKPDGGDAVNAFGLSLDMSSLGFGLWYHF, from the coding sequence ATGAAAAAACAACTTTTACTGTTCGTTCTGTTTTTAGGTCTTATGAGCACAGGTGCTCAGGCTCAGGGCAAAATGTTTCTAGGTCTTGATTTAGGATTTAACAGCAATGATGCTGGTTATAATGGAAATCATGAAGTGAGCCAGTTCAATTTAGGCCCATCTTTAGGATATTGGTTGAATGATAACAGCGCAATTGTCGTTGGAATCAATTTCAGCAGCCATGATAACAAAACGGATGACATCAAAGATACCGGCTTTGGTATTGGTGCTGAATTCCGCTATGGCTGGCATTTTGGAGATAATGTATATGTATATTTGGCTCCAGGCATTGGTTTTAATTCTTACAAAACTGATGACAGTGGTACTGAAACTAAATGGACTCAGTTAGACATTGGAATTAGCCCAGGTGTATCTTATATGTTAGCTGACAAATGGTCTATCAATGCTTATTTTGGTGGATTGGGATATTCTTCTCAAAAACCAGATGGTGGTGATGCTGTAAATGCTTTCGGTTTAAGTCTTGATATGAGCTCTTTAGGTTTCGGCCTTTGGTACCATTTCTAG
- a CDS encoding DUF2752 domain-containing protein — MIKKPYVFSTIKLAGFSILIISLMLLPADFFDTGTPICLFTRLSGYSCYGCGMTRAIMHLLHFNFSTAWNYNKLSFIVFPLLVFVFGKWFWKELRQLRITNGHLRIKD; from the coding sequence TTGATTAAAAAGCCGTACGTTTTTAGTACGATTAAATTGGCAGGCTTTAGCATATTGATCATTTCATTGATGCTGTTGCCTGCCGATTTTTTTGATACGGGTACGCCCATCTGTCTTTTTACCCGGCTATCAGGTTATTCTTGTTATGGATGCGGCATGACCCGCGCGATAATGCATCTCCTGCATTTTAATTTTTCAACTGCCTGGAATTACAACAAACTCTCTTTTATTGTATTCCCACTTCTAGTGTTCGTTTTTGGTAAATGGTTTTGGAAGGAGTTGAGACAATTACGAATTACGAATGGTCATTTACGAATTAAGGATTAA
- a CDS encoding TM2 domain-containing protein, whose translation MKAKFYYLLLIGFVLVFGSCSKSRDLTCPSFKEKRNFDISFDFLKTHKSHAKHKPSTRNVAKNNSVQGFYNEPIAVEGIDKIAPSISGLTASTSNEIILPEFSHSITKAKSVGTASNENAQVHQKLSLKEKAKLYVAKKVIEKQLKKLDQQQAQLSNADLDDHPAGGGKSQLIALLLCIFVGGLGIHRFYLGYTTIGIIQLLTAGGCGIWALIDLIRIITGDLKPKNGDYTETL comes from the coding sequence ATGAAAGCAAAATTCTATTATTTACTCCTTATTGGATTTGTACTTGTTTTTGGCTCTTGTAGCAAATCACGTGATTTGACGTGTCCAAGTTTTAAAGAAAAAAGAAATTTTGATATCAGTTTTGATTTTCTTAAAACACACAAATCACATGCTAAACATAAACCAAGCACCCGCAACGTTGCAAAAAACAATTCTGTTCAGGGATTTTACAATGAACCAATTGCAGTTGAAGGTATTGACAAAATAGCTCCTTCTATTTCAGGGCTTACTGCTTCTACATCCAATGAAATTATACTGCCTGAATTTTCTCATTCGATCACCAAAGCAAAATCAGTTGGAACCGCTTCTAATGAAAATGCTCAAGTGCATCAAAAACTAAGTTTAAAGGAAAAAGCGAAACTTTATGTTGCTAAAAAAGTTATCGAAAAGCAGCTAAAAAAATTAGACCAACAACAAGCCCAGCTAAGCAATGCTGATTTGGATGATCATCCAGCAGGTGGAGGAAAAAGTCAATTGATTGCTTTATTATTATGCATTTTTGTAGGTGGCTTAGGGATTCACCGTTTTTATTTGGGATATACCACCATTGGTATCATTCAATTATTAACAGCAGGTGGATGCGGCATCTGGGCATTAATCGATTTAATTCGTATTATAACCGGTGATCTTAAACCTAAAAATGGAGATTATACTGAAACGCTTTAA
- a CDS encoding serine hydrolase — protein sequence MFCSLTQSHAQSLYFPPLSGDQWETIRPESLGWCTDSINALYNYLDAEESKAFIILKDGKIVLEKYFDQFNKDSLWYWASAGKTLTAFLTGIAQSESKLNISDTVSKYLGTNWTSCNPDQEQKITIHNLLTMTSGLDDGVSDNHCTKPECLSYKTDPGKRWAYHNAPYTLIRDVLEQATGMNENLYIQSKLKSKTGMNGLWITSGYDNVYLSNARSMARFGLLILNKGNWNSNDLLNDPLYFEDMVHPSQSINKSYGYLWWLNGQASFMLPGLQLVFPGAYCPEAPNDMFAAIGKNGQILCVVPSQNLIVLRMGEAGGLGNDDVPIVLCNQMWLRINRLNCQPVRVIENIPIPLNLVPNPAGDLLSITNINNLNMYKVNIYNQLGIKMPVTWQGHQLQLGSFQAGVYWLAIELEGRQHVYKFIKSN from the coding sequence ATGTTTTGTTCTTTGACTCAATCCCATGCTCAAAGTCTTTATTTTCCACCATTAAGCGGAGATCAATGGGAAACCATTCGCCCGGAGTCACTTGGATGGTGCACAGATAGTATCAATGCATTATATAATTATTTGGATGCGGAAGAATCTAAAGCATTTATAATTCTTAAAGATGGCAAAATAGTACTTGAAAAATACTTTGATCAGTTTAACAAAGATTCCCTTTGGTATTGGGCATCCGCAGGCAAAACATTGACTGCTTTTTTAACAGGGATCGCTCAATCCGAATCAAAATTAAATATATCAGATACCGTTTCAAAATATTTAGGTACAAATTGGACCTCTTGTAATCCTGATCAAGAACAAAAGATAACAATCCACAACCTGTTAACGATGACCAGTGGATTGGATGATGGAGTTTCAGACAACCACTGCACAAAACCGGAATGTCTTAGCTATAAAACCGATCCTGGAAAACGATGGGCCTATCACAATGCACCCTACACCCTCATTCGGGATGTATTGGAACAAGCGACGGGTATGAATGAAAATCTATACATCCAGTCTAAATTAAAATCAAAAACGGGAATGAACGGATTGTGGATTACTTCCGGATACGATAATGTATACCTCAGCAATGCCCGAAGCATGGCACGATTTGGATTGCTTATTTTGAATAAGGGAAATTGGAATTCAAACGATTTATTGAATGATCCTTTATATTTTGAAGATATGGTGCATCCATCTCAATCAATTAATAAATCTTATGGATACCTCTGGTGGCTAAATGGTCAAGCTTCGTTTATGTTGCCGGGATTGCAATTGGTTTTTCCAGGGGCCTATTGTCCGGAAGCACCCAACGATATGTTTGCCGCAATTGGAAAAAATGGGCAAATCTTGTGTGTGGTTCCCAGTCAAAATCTTATAGTATTGCGTATGGGTGAAGCTGGTGGATTGGGCAATGACGATGTCCCCATTGTGCTTTGCAATCAAATGTGGTTGCGAATCAATCGTTTAAATTGTCAGCCGGTTAGGGTCATAGAAAACATTCCAATACCCTTGAACTTAGTACCAAATCCGGCAGGAGATCTGCTCAGCATTACAAATATTAATAATTTAAATATGTATAAAGTTAATATTTATAATCAATTAGGAATAAAAATGCCAGTTACTTGGCAAGGACATCAATTACAACTTGGTTCGTTTCAAGCTGGGGTCTATTGGCTTGCTATAGAATTAGAAGGCCGACAACATGTTTATAAATTTATTAAATCAAACTAA
- a CDS encoding DUF177 domain-containing protein: MGALREYIIPLRSLQSGTHQFNWSVGSEFLKQFEGSIITDGQFNVKMQLDNRDDVSVILIHFTGSYASNCDRCLADIEIPIDKSFTIYVKNGTEESEDPELIFLHPEDHELNMAPIVYDYLILSLPLIQAVDCENMENPPCNNDVLDRIQHEEGLHSDNSVWESLKNLNTN; encoded by the coding sequence ATGGGTGCGTTAAGAGAATATATTATCCCCTTGAGAAGCCTTCAAAGCGGAACTCACCAATTTAATTGGTCAGTAGGTTCTGAGTTTTTAAAACAATTTGAAGGAAGTATCATCACGGATGGTCAATTTAACGTAAAAATGCAATTGGATAACCGGGACGATGTTTCAGTTATTTTGATACATTTTACTGGGAGTTATGCTTCAAATTGTGATCGCTGTCTTGCAGATATTGAAATTCCAATTGATAAATCGTTTACGATTTATGTGAAAAATGGAACCGAAGAATCTGAAGATCCGGAATTGATTTTTCTTCATCCGGAAGATCATGAATTAAACATGGCGCCTATCGTTTATGACTATTTGATTCTGTCTTTACCATTGATTCAAGCGGTGGATTGTGAAAATATGGAAAATCCTCCTTGCAACAACGATGTTCTTGATAGAATTCAACATGAAGAAGGCCTCCACTCTGATAATTCAGTTTGGGAAAGTCTTAAAAATTTAAATACTAATTGA
- the rpmF gene encoding 50S ribosomal protein L32, with protein MPNPKWRHSKQRKRKRRTHYKAETPQLTTCKTTGATHIMHHAHWYDGALYYKGNVVIQGAAKESAEA; from the coding sequence ATGCCAAATCCTAAATGGAGACATTCCAAACAAAGAAAAAGAAAGAGAAGAACGCATTATAAAGCGGAAACTCCACAATTGACTACCTGCAAAACAACGGGAGCTACTCATATTATGCACCACGCACATTGGTATGACGGCGCATTATATTATAAAGGCAATGTGGTAATTCAGGGAGCAGCCAAAGAATCAGCAGAAGCCTAA
- a CDS encoding RidA family protein, whose protein sequence is MKKVILTENAPQPIGPYSQAIQVGQTLYISGQIALDPESGELQLRTIEEETHRVLDNIQAILKAADMDFSHVVKCSVFVKDIKQFNAINAVYATYFPKADPPARELVEVANLPRLVNVEISCIAYQ, encoded by the coding sequence ATGAAAAAAGTAATTTTAACAGAAAACGCACCACAGCCAATCGGTCCTTACAGTCAGGCCATCCAGGTCGGTCAAACACTTTATATTTCAGGTCAGATCGCATTGGACCCCGAATCCGGGGAACTCCAATTGAGGACTATTGAAGAAGAAACACATCGTGTACTGGATAATATTCAGGCTATATTAAAAGCAGCTGATATGGATTTTAGTCATGTTGTTAAATGCAGTGTTTTTGTAAAAGACATTAAACAGTTTAATGCAATCAATGCCGTGTATGCTACGTATTTCCCTAAAGCGGATCCTCCTGCTCGTGAATTAGTTGAAGTAGCCAATCTTCCAAGGTTGGTCAATGTTGAAATTTCTTGTATTGCATATCAATAA
- the trpS gene encoding tryptophan--tRNA ligase gives MTDSKKIILSGIQPTGKLHLGRYFGAIENWVRLQQAYDCIYCIVDYHAITMPYNPIKLKENVWDLATNLLACGILPENLFIQSMIPEHAELAWILGCSCSYGELSRMTQFKDKSSQVKEKAKDEFISAGLFTYPVLQAADILIYRADYVPVGKDQDQHLELTRNIADRFNSVCGKNYFRLPEPLYTEVSKVLSTADPNRKMSASAGEKHYIDVFGSEEMIRKQIRSAVTDTGETKAGEMSLGISNLFSLLKASKSPDYSELLNRYEQQQLPYSELKEAVADSVIKMVLPLQERKKELLEDRKAIKDSLKQSVGRIRARAAETVREVKMLTGLSN, from the coding sequence ATGACTGATTCAAAAAAAATTATACTGAGTGGTATTCAACCAACCGGAAAACTCCATTTAGGAAGGTATTTTGGAGCAATTGAAAATTGGGTTCGTTTGCAACAAGCGTATGATTGCATTTATTGCATTGTTGACTACCATGCAATTACAATGCCCTACAACCCAATTAAGCTAAAAGAAAACGTTTGGGATCTTGCAACCAATTTATTGGCTTGTGGAATTTTACCCGAGAATTTATTTATTCAATCTATGATTCCAGAACATGCAGAATTAGCCTGGATCCTGGGTTGTAGTTGCAGTTATGGCGAACTCAGCCGCATGACCCAATTTAAAGACAAATCATCACAGGTTAAGGAAAAAGCAAAGGATGAATTTATTTCTGCTGGATTATTTACCTATCCGGTTTTGCAAGCTGCAGACATTCTCATCTATCGCGCAGATTATGTACCGGTTGGAAAAGATCAGGATCAACACCTGGAATTGACCCGAAATATAGCTGACCGATTTAATTCAGTTTGTGGTAAAAACTATTTCAGATTACCAGAACCTCTATATACAGAAGTATCAAAAGTGCTTTCTACAGCGGATCCTAACCGTAAAATGAGTGCCAGCGCTGGAGAAAAACATTATATTGATGTCTTCGGATCAGAAGAAATGATTCGCAAACAAATTCGTTCAGCAGTTACCGATACAGGTGAAACCAAAGCCGGTGAAATGAGCCTGGGAATTAGCAATTTATTCAGCCTGTTAAAAGCAAGTAAATCTCCAGATTATAGCGAACTTCTGAATCGGTATGAGCAACAACAGTTACCCTACAGTGAATTAAAAGAAGCTGTAGCGGATTCGGTAATAAAAATGGTATTGCCATTGCAAGAGCGAAAAAAAGAACTTCTGGAAGATCGTAAAGCAATTAAAGATTCATTAAAACAATCAGTCGGTAGAATTCGAGCTCGTGCTGCAGAAACGGTTCGTGAAGTAAAAATGTTAACCGGTTTAAGTAATTAA
- a CDS encoding fumarylacetoacetate hydrolase family protein codes for MKIFCIGRNYSDHAKELNNPVPTEPVVFMKPVTALLQNNKAFYYPNFTKDLHHEIELVYKIGKKGRSIPENLALNYITEVTVGIDFTARDLQQKCKEKGLPWEIAKAFDHSAVIGKWISLENLNLENLEFSLIKNDQTIQTGNSRDMIFSIQKIIHFLSQYFTLSLGDLIFSGTPAGVGPVQIGDQLNGVLNGAELFQTAIK; via the coding sequence ATGAAAATATTTTGCATAGGCAGAAATTATTCCGATCACGCCAAAGAACTTAATAATCCAGTACCAACAGAACCGGTCGTATTTATGAAACCGGTAACCGCATTATTGCAAAACAATAAAGCTTTTTATTATCCGAATTTCACAAAAGACTTGCATCATGAAATTGAATTGGTTTATAAAATCGGAAAAAAGGGGCGCAGCATTCCAGAAAATCTTGCACTAAATTATATTACTGAAGTTACAGTCGGAATTGATTTTACAGCAAGAGATCTGCAACAAAAATGTAAGGAAAAAGGCTTGCCATGGGAAATAGCAAAAGCCTTTGATCATTCCGCAGTCATCGGTAAATGGATTTCACTAGAAAATTTAAATCTTGAAAATTTGGAGTTCAGTTTAATTAAAAATGATCAAACAATTCAAACTGGTAACAGCCGGGATATGATTTTTTCAATTCAAAAAATTATACATTTCTTGTCTCAATACTTTACACTCAGCTTGGGTGATCTTATCTTTTCCGGCACCCCTGCAGGTGTTGGTCCTGTACAAATTGGTGATCAGTTAAATGGCGTTCTCAATGGCGCAGAATTGTTCCAAACAGCGATTAAGTGA